A segment of the Streptomyces sp. P9-A2 genome:
GTGTGTCCGGGCCGGAAGCCGCCGTTCGGATCATTTGAAGCGGCCCTTCAGGTGATTGCCGGACGCCTCATGAGCCAGGCAACTGTCGCAGGGGTACAACGTCTCAGCAGAGGACGAATCCAGAACCCCCGTGAGGAGCTCGGTGATGTACGCAGCAGTCCGGCGGTACGAAGGGGTGACCGATCCGGTCGCGGCGGGACGCCTCGTGAATGAGGGCTTCGTGCCGCTCATGCGCCAGGTCTCCGGCTTCGTGGCCTACTACTGGGTCGATGCCGGGGACGGAGTAATGGTCTCGACCGGTGTCTTCCAGGACCAGGCCGGTGCCGAGGAATCGATCTCGAAAGCGGCCGACTTCGTGAGGGAGAACCTTGCGTCAATGCTCCCCAACCCTCCCCAGGTCACGGCCGGGGAGGTGCTGGCTTCCGCGTAGCAGCGTTCGGACCGGCCTCCTGGGTTCCCCGTGCCGCTGAAGCCGCGCGGACGAGTGCGTTGACCTGCAGAAATGCCTGAGCCCTGGATATTGGCGGGTGGGAGACGGTCGGGTGCTGCCTCCCACTTCCGATCGCTCGCGGAGAGGGCGGCTGGGCAGGTCGCGGGCCTGAGTCGGGGCGGCGGGCGATTCCATCGGCAGTACAGGAGCCCGGTACCCGTTGGCCCGCAGGGATGGGGGCGGATCGGGGCAGGACGCAGTGCCTCGGCTCGCGACCGGCCCGGATCTTGAATCCAGCGGCTCGTCCTCTGCCGGAGGAAAACCGCCTGCGCCGGCTCCAGGAGACCGAGTAGCGGCAACGCGAGACGCTCCAGGGCCGCAAGCACCGGTCCAGCGAGCGCGAGGCCCGCCTCGACGCGTTCCGCCGGCTTGAGCGCTACAACACCCGGCGCCGTCACTCCCGCCTCGGACACCGCAGTCCGATCGCCCATGAAACAGCGTCCCGAACAACATCGACTACGCTGACACCAGCCGCATGACCCGTGTCCAGGATTCGAGGTCAAGGCCCTCGCCTGTAGCGGCACAGGGCTGCTGCCAGGCCGAGAAAGGCCAGGTAGTTGCGGGGGTGGCGTTCGTAGCGGTGGTTGAGGCGGCGGTATCCGGTCAGCCAGGACATCGATCGTTCGATGACCCGCCTTCGGCGCCCCAGCCGTTCGCTGGACTCGACTCCCTTGCGGGAGATGGGCACGCCGATGCGCCAGGCGCGCAGCGGCGGCCCGCGGCGCCCGGCCTCCCGTCCTGCCCACTCCGGCGCGGCGAGGCTCTCCTCCGCTGCGGCCACCCCTGCCGTGATCGGCCGCGTCGTGCCGTCCGCCTCCCTGTGGGGTGAGTCGTCCTCGGTCCGGTCCTCCCCACCGGGTGATCACGGAAGCGGGCGGCCGGGAGGGCAAACATCCGCACACTCGGGCAAACCGGGGCGATCGAACATACGATGGGCGGGAGCCGGCGCGGTGCCGCAAGGGCGCACCGGGCCGCCTGTCCGACCACACGGGGTGACAGACACATGGCACAGGCCGTGGAGCCGACGCGGACCGTCCTCATGACCGTGGACGACGACCCGGGGGTCTCCCGCGCCGTCGCCCGGGATCTACGGCGGCGCTACGGCGCCTCGTACCGGATCGTGCGCGCGGAGTCCGGCGAGTCCGCGCTGGACGCGCTGCGCGAGCTGAAACTGCGCGGAGACCTCGTCGCCGTCATCCTGGCCGACTACCGCATGCCGCGGATGAACGGCATCGAGTTCCTCGAACAGGCCCTGGACGTGTACCCGGGCGCACGGCGGGTCCTGCTGACCGCGTACGCGGACACCGACGCGGCGATCGACGCGATCAACGTCGTCGACCTGGACCACTACCTCCTCAAGCCCTGGGACCCGCCCGAGGAGAAGCTCTATCCGGTCCTGGACGACCTGCTGCAGGCCTGGCGACGCAGTGACTACCGGCCGGTGCCCAGCACCAAGGTGGTCGGGCACCGCTGGTCGGCGCGGTCGTCCCAGGCGCGGGAGTTCCTGGCCCGCAACCAGGTGCCCTACCGCTGGTACTCCTCCGACGAGCCCGAGGGGAGGCGGCTGCTGGCCGCCGCCGGGCAGGACGGGCAGCGGCTGCCGCTGGTGGTCACCCCGGACGGCACGCCCCTGCTGGAGCCGGAGGCACCGGAGCTCGCGGCCCACGTGGGGCTGGCGACGACACCGGCGGCCGACTTCTACGACCTCGTCGTGGTGGGCGGCGGCCCGGCCGGGCTCGGCGCTGCCGTGTACGGGGCCTCGGAGGGGCTGCGGACGGTGCTCGTGGAGCGCTCGGCGACCGGCGGACAGGCCGGGCAGAGCTCCCGGATCGAGAACTACCTGGGTTTCCCGGACGGCGTCTCCGGCGCCCAGCTGACCGACCGGGCCCGCCGGCAGGCGGCGAGGTTCGGCGCCGAGATCCTCACCGCGCGCGAGGTGACGGGCCTGGAGGTGGGCGGCGCGGCCCGGACCGTACGGTTCTCGGACGGCTCGGCGGTCGCCGCACACAGCGTGATCCTGGCGACCGGGGTGTCCTACCGGCAGCTGCCCGCGGCCGGCGCGCGGGACCTGACCGGCTGCGGGGTGTTCTACGGTTCGGCTCTGACCGAGGCGCCGTCCTGCCGGGGCCAGGACGTCTACATCGTGGGCGGCGCCAACTCGGCGGGGCAGACGGCGGTGTACCTGGCACGGGACGCCAAGTCGGTGACCCTGCTGGTGCGGGGCTCCTCCCTGTCGGCGTCGATGTCGTACTACCTGGTCCAGCAGATCGAGGAGGCCCCCAACGTCTCGGTGCGCACGGGCACCGTGGTGGAGGCCGCGCACGGCTCCGGCCACCTGGAGAAGCTGACCCTGCGCGACACGGCGAGCGGGCGGAGCGAGCTGGTCGACACCCAGTGGATGTTCGTGTTCATCGGCGCGGCCCCGCTCACCGACTGGCTGGACGGCACGGTGCTGAGAGACGGGCGCGGGTTCATCCTGGCCGGGCCCGACCTCACGCCCGACGGACGTCCGCCCCCCGGCTGGGAGCTGGACCGGCCG
Coding sequences within it:
- a CDS encoding FAD-dependent oxidoreductase, producing the protein MAQAVEPTRTVLMTVDDDPGVSRAVARDLRRRYGASYRIVRAESGESALDALRELKLRGDLVAVILADYRMPRMNGIEFLEQALDVYPGARRVLLTAYADTDAAIDAINVVDLDHYLLKPWDPPEEKLYPVLDDLLQAWRRSDYRPVPSTKVVGHRWSARSSQAREFLARNQVPYRWYSSDEPEGRRLLAAAGQDGQRLPLVVTPDGTPLLEPEAPELAAHVGLATTPAADFYDLVVVGGGPAGLGAAVYGASEGLRTVLVERSATGGQAGQSSRIENYLGFPDGVSGAQLTDRARRQAARFGAEILTAREVTGLEVGGAARTVRFSDGSAVAAHSVILATGVSYRQLPAAGARDLTGCGVFYGSALTEAPSCRGQDVYIVGGANSAGQTAVYLARDAKSVTLLVRGSSLSASMSYYLVQQIEEAPNVSVRTGTVVEAAHGSGHLEKLTLRDTASGRSELVDTQWMFVFIGAAPLTDWLDGTVLRDGRGFILAGPDLTPDGRPPPGWELDRPPYHLETDVPGVFVAGDARAESAKRVASAVGEGAMAVMLVHRYLEQS